A part of Helicobacter himalayensis genomic DNA contains:
- the folP gene encoding dihydropteroate synthase, with protein sequence MNVLSLCPTHAQNALKRIGAEKMGEKIMSKKIEMLYFEVRDLSHIASAILKQEALSVGAEYASPREQILYKGEKIGLLFGSKTNLARLSQKLTKQSFGLKELAQVLQSHLKPKVFCTLKDILSHTQDLAQDLTTYENLKKQACQNIMAILNVTPDSFYEGSRKNSQQAIERVYELLELGVKFIDIGAASSRPGSETIESSTEITRLKEICTEIKSQNLYKHALFSIDTYNPQTAAFALDSHFSIINDVSGFKHKDMARINASFGAIALLMHSKGTPKNMQQKTRYENLFSEIDAFFTQKIEEILSVGGKKIILDIGFGFAKTKEQNLALVSHLNHFKHFGYPLLLGASRKSTLGELTNKDAQNRLSATLALHLLGMQNGAEILRVHDEMEHIDALCVHYALKNNHLQGLI encoded by the coding sequence ATGAATGTGCTAAGCCTCTGCCCCACTCACGCACAAAATGCGCTCAAACGCATAGGTGCTGAAAAAATGGGCGAAAAAATTATGTCAAAAAAAATAGAAATGCTGTATTTTGAGGTGCGCGATTTAAGCCACATTGCAAGCGCGATTTTAAAGCAAGAAGCCCTAAGCGTGGGTGCAGAATACGCCAGCCCAAGGGAACAGATTCTCTACAAAGGAGAAAAAATCGGATTGCTTTTTGGCTCAAAGACAAATTTAGCGCGCTTAAGTCAAAAGCTCACAAAGCAAAGCTTTGGTTTAAAAGAACTCGCTCAAGTCCTGCAATCTCATCTCAAGCCAAAGGTATTTTGCACACTGAAAGATATTCTTTCACACACGCAAGACCTCGCGCAAGATTTAACCACATATGAAAATCTCAAAAAGCAAGCGTGTCAAAATATTATGGCAATCCTCAATGTTACGCCTGATAGCTTTTATGAAGGAAGTCGCAAGAACTCGCAACAAGCGATTGAGCGCGTGTATGAATTGCTTGAACTTGGCGTGAAGTTTATTGATATTGGCGCGGCTAGCTCGCGTCCGGGCTCTGAAACAATAGAATCTAGCACAGAAATTACGCGCCTTAAAGAAATTTGCACTGAAATAAAATCACAGAATCTCTACAAACACGCGCTTTTTAGTATCGATACTTATAATCCCCAAACTGCAGCATTTGCGCTAGATTCTCACTTTTCAATCATTAATGATGTGAGCGGATTTAAACACAAAGATATGGCAAGGATTAACGCTTCATTTGGTGCAATAGCGCTTCTTATGCACTCAAAAGGCACACCAAAAAATATGCAACAAAAAACGCGGTATGAAAATCTTTTTAGCGAAATTGATGCCTTTTTCACGCAAAAAATCGAGGAAATCCTAAGTGTGGGCGGAAAAAAAATCATTTTAGACATTGGCTTTGGCTTTGCAAAGACAAAAGAACAAAATCTCGCACTTGTAAGCCATTTAAACCATTTTAAACATTTTGGTTATCCACTCTTGCTTGGCGCTAGTCGCAAAAGCACTCTAGGCGAGCTAACTAATAAAGACGCACAAAATCGCCTAAGCGCGACTTTGGCATTGCATTTGCTAGGAATGCAAAATGGCGCAGAAATCCTGCGCGTGCATGATGAGATGGAGCATATTGACGCGCTGTGCGTGCATTATGCGCTCAAAAACAACCACCTACAAGGACTCATCTAA
- a CDS encoding DNA polymerase III subunit delta', which yields MADSTQIDSKSAAQDFFIGELHISAESENLIATLTQNISKEYLKIFHPKDDNGKELEFKIDDAREVIAQSHMASAQTKTLILCAPKYRIEAQNALLKILEEPPIKTKFILIAPSKNAILPTIISRLRTTIHKDSKKLPDFELNVNNLSLVAIYEFLQQCDKQNKSVYEVKEHIQSLLFALHTARIRLKERDLKAFDNAIKQADSFVKESYIFLPLLLRVRALTSARKKL from the coding sequence ATGGCAGATTCCACGCAAATAGATTCTAAAAGTGCCGCACAGGATTTTTTCATTGGCGAGCTTCATATAAGTGCAGAATCTGAAAATCTCATCGCCACGCTCACCCAAAATATCAGCAAAGAATATCTCAAAATCTTTCACCCAAAAGATGACAATGGCAAGGAATTAGAATTTAAAATCGATGATGCGCGCGAAGTTATCGCACAAAGCCATATGGCAAGTGCGCAGACAAAAACACTCATACTTTGTGCGCCAAAATATCGCATAGAGGCTCAAAATGCGTTGCTTAAGATTCTGGAGGAACCGCCAATTAAGACAAAATTTATCCTTATCGCGCCGAGCAAAAATGCTATTTTACCAACCATCATTTCACGCCTTAGGACAACAATCCATAAAGATTCTAAAAAACTCCCAGACTTTGAACTCAATGTCAATAACCTAAGCCTTGTTGCGATTTATGAGTTTTTACAACAATGTGATAAACAAAATAAAAGCGTGTATGAAGTCAAAGAACACATACAATCCCTCCTTTTTGCTCTCCACACTGCGCGTATAAGACTTAAAGAACGCGATTTAAAAGCCTTTGATAACGCCATAAAGCAAGCAGATAGCTTTGTAAAAGAAAGCTACATTTTTCTTCCGCTTCTTTTAAGAGTGCGCGCACTCACCAGCGCGAGAAAAAAACTATGA
- a CDS encoding HobA family DNA replication regulator — protein sequence MEILDTWLIEAIRQEDDKGIMSGWLEEHRLNLVPLFRQALRHLFARGSFILLSDLKFEWLTRYIAQNINMPNKTRPFFPIFEVNSLGFMIDSVHRDTEDRGFLAISKMLEHSFCKNYALWYIGKKTARGEFALAQENSFIWLLDEQMPHCFSLSSVDELLDYKLLQLYKLFEKTLCAAMLGQLTLEA from the coding sequence ATGGAGATTCTCGATACTTGGCTTATTGAGGCGATTAGACAAGAAGATGATAAAGGCATTATGAGTGGCTGGCTAGAAGAACATAGACTTAATCTTGTGCCGCTTTTTCGTCAAGCGTTGCGCCATCTTTTTGCGCGCGGAAGCTTTATTTTACTAAGCGATTTAAAGTTTGAGTGGCTCACGCGCTATATCGCACAAAATATCAATATGCCAAATAAGACGCGTCCATTTTTTCCTATTTTTGAGGTCAATTCCCTTGGATTTATGATAGATTCTGTGCATAGAGATACGGAAGATAGAGGATTTCTAGCGATTTCTAAAATGCTAGAGCATTCTTTTTGCAAGAATTACGCGCTTTGGTATATTGGCAAAAAAACCGCGCGGGGGGAATTTGCACTCGCACAAGAAAACTCTTTTATATGGCTTTTGGACGAACAAATGCCGCATTGCTTTTCTTTAAGCTCGGTTGATGAATTACTTGATTACAAACTTTTGCAACTCTACAAACTTTTTGAAAAAACTCTGTGTGCGGCAATGCTAGGACAGCTCACGCTAGAAGCGTAA
- a CDS encoding aspartate kinase, whose product MLIVQKYGGTSMGDCQRIQNVAERIIQTKEQKNCALVVVVSAMSGETDRLLEYAHFFSTLPESRELDMALSAGERITSALLAIALNAKGIKAISLSGRGAGIITESTHTKARIKYIQTQHIEELIKKGYVVVVAGFQGVDENGEVTTLGRGGSDLSAVALAGALKADKCEIYSDVDGIYTTDPRIESKAKKIEKISYDEMLELASMGAKVLLNRSVELAKKLNVKLVSKSSFSQNEGTLITNEEDIMEKPIVSGVALDKNQARVSIADVLDRPGIAAEIFGILAQSNINVDMIVQTIGRDGKTDIDFTIPQTEVELAKKVLERFKNDVESIEYDCDIAKVSIVGVGMKSHTGVASAAFNALAKDNINIMMIGTSEIKISMIVNIKYAELAVRTLHDVYHLDK is encoded by the coding sequence ATGCTAATCGTGCAAAAATATGGTGGCACAAGTATGGGCGATTGCCAAAGGATTCAAAATGTCGCTGAACGCATTATACAAACTAAGGAGCAAAAAAATTGCGCGCTTGTAGTAGTCGTCTCTGCGATGAGTGGGGAAACCGATAGGCTTTTGGAATACGCGCATTTTTTTAGCACATTGCCCGAAAGTAGGGAGCTTGATATGGCACTAAGTGCTGGGGAGCGTATCACAAGCGCGCTTTTAGCTATTGCGCTTAATGCCAAAGGTATCAAAGCCATAAGCCTAAGCGGGCGCGGAGCTGGTATCATCACAGAATCTACACACACAAAAGCACGCATTAAATACATTCAGACACAGCACATTGAAGAGCTAATAAAGAAAGGTTATGTTGTGGTGGTGGCGGGATTTCAAGGTGTTGATGAAAATGGAGAGGTTACCACACTTGGGCGCGGTGGAAGTGATTTAAGTGCGGTGGCACTAGCTGGTGCGTTGAAGGCGGATAAATGCGAGATTTACTCTGATGTCGATGGTATCTACACCACCGATCCGCGCATAGAATCTAAAGCCAAAAAGATAGAAAAAATTAGCTACGATGAAATGCTCGAGCTCGCTTCTATGGGTGCAAAAGTCTTGCTAAATCGCTCTGTGGAGCTTGCAAAAAAGCTGAATGTTAAATTGGTATCAAAAAGCTCGTTTAGTCAAAATGAAGGCACACTAATCACAAATGAGGAGGACATAATGGAAAAGCCTATCGTTAGCGGTGTGGCATTAGATAAAAATCAAGCGAGGGTGAGTATCGCTGATGTACTTGATCGCCCGGGTATCGCAGCAGAAATCTTTGGTATCTTGGCTCAAAGCAACATTAATGTTGATATGATTGTCCAAACCATAGGGCGCGATGGCAAAACAGATATTGATTTCACAATTCCGCAAACTGAAGTCGAGCTTGCAAAAAAGGTGTTGGAACGTTTCAAAAACGATGTGGAAAGCATCGAGTATGATTGCGATATTGCAAAGGTGTCAATCGTGGGTGTTGGTATGAAATCCCATACAGGCGTGGCAAGTGCCGCATTTAACGCACTTGCAAAGGATAATATTAATATTATGATGATTGGCACAAGTGAGATAAAAATCTCAATGATCGTAAATATCAAATATGCTGAACTTGCGGTGCGCACGCTACACGATGTGTATCATTTAGATAAATAA
- a CDS encoding aspartate carbamoyltransferase catalytic subunit: MTKLQANKARHLIRTSDFSTQEILEIFQKALHYKSLIPTQTPTHFPLKNKKVITIFFENSTRTLSSFELAVKNLGGEILRLDVSRSSTAKGETISDTAANLNAMNPNAIIIRHKNAGAGYYLSSKVNCPILNGGDGAHSHPTQALLDLLTIIEHFCFDSKKLCIQSTRTDSADFQTRLNNCLEILKGKKIAIVGDIINSRVANSNIELLSRFGMEVILVAPPHFLPSTSLRVSDDLRAIAKEVDVIMSLRTQTERHNQVIYGSLKDYAHKFCVSKEILGDNKCIVLHPGPVHRNIDIDDEVLKDPRSKVLEQVTNGVCVRMAVLDFLIR; the protein is encoded by the coding sequence ATGACAAAGCTCCAAGCAAATAAAGCGCGCCATCTTATCCGCACGAGTGATTTTAGCACGCAAGAGATTTTGGAAATTTTCCAAAAAGCCTTGCATTACAAATCGCTTATCCCAACGCAGACGCCCACGCATTTTCCGTTGAAAAATAAAAAAGTCATTACGATTTTTTTTGAAAACTCCACGCGCACGCTAAGTAGCTTTGAGCTGGCGGTGAAAAATTTGGGAGGTGAGATTTTACGCCTTGATGTTTCGCGTAGCTCGACAGCTAAAGGCGAGACGATTTCTGATACAGCTGCAAATCTCAACGCGATGAATCCAAATGCGATTATTATTCGCCACAAAAACGCTGGAGCAGGGTATTATCTAAGCTCTAAGGTGAATTGCCCTATTTTAAATGGCGGCGATGGCGCGCATTCTCACCCGACACAGGCACTGCTTGATTTGCTGACAATTATCGAGCATTTTTGCTTTGATTCTAAGAAACTATGTATTCAAAGCACACGCACAGATTCTGCGGATTTTCAAACTAGATTAAACAACTGCCTAGAAATTTTAAAGGGCAAAAAAATTGCCATTGTGGGAGACATCATCAATTCTCGCGTGGCAAATAGTAATATCGAGCTTTTAAGTCGCTTTGGTATGGAAGTGATTTTGGTAGCGCCACCGCATTTTTTGCCTAGCACTTCGTTGCGCGTGAGCGATGATTTGAGGGCAATTGCCAAAGAAGTTGATGTGATAATGAGCCTACGGACACAAACCGAGCGCCATAATCAAGTGATTTATGGCTCTTTGAAAGATTATGCACATAAATTTTGCGTGAGCAAGGAGATTTTAGGCGATAATAAATGTATCGTCCTACACCCGGGACCTGTGCATAGGAATATCGATATTGATGATGAAGTCCTCAAAGACCCGCGCTCTAAGGTCTTAGAGCAGGTAACAAATGGCGTTTGTGTGCGTATGGCGGTGCTTGATTTTTTGATTCGCTAG
- a CDS encoding glutamate synthase subunit beta, with protein sequence MGNPRGFLDYKREDLETIAPQKRIENYKEFYKPLTKSAQEIQGGRCMNCGVAFCQTGIIAQGQKIEQNPIQTAFQTTHNARNAQESHSVNHSAIGCTEEKAERISGGEVGCPLQNLIPEWNDLIYRGLWSEAYDRLSLTNPFPDFTGKICPAPCEDSCVCAINTHSVTIKNNELAIIENAFSAGLVKPYTPKKRSGKKVAIIGSGPAGLACAWELNAQGHNVVVYERSDRAGGLLMYGIPDMKLEKSFVERRIEILRQSEIEFKLNQNIDTPQKAQELEQKYDAVVLATGASKPIDLQIEGRELEGVMFALDFLTLNTKSLLDSHKGAELAKDKNVLIIGSGDTSVDCVAVALRQRAKSITRFERSPKRPDSRPSSNPWPLKKQTFSTDYGLKEAIAHFGNDPRQYQKLTKKFVGKNGKVSGVVACDLHWSTESGKPVSSEVKDSQKEYKADLVLLAMGFSGAEDNLAKNFGIALDKYTNIQTHAYATSNPKIYACGDARSGQSLVVWAIKDGILCARALHKKLLKGLDSK encoded by the coding sequence ATGGGTAACCCACGCGGATTTTTGGACTACAAAAGAGAGGATTTAGAGACAATCGCGCCACAAAAGCGCATTGAAAACTATAAGGAATTTTACAAGCCACTGACAAAAAGCGCGCAAGAGATACAAGGCGGACGCTGTATGAATTGCGGTGTGGCGTTTTGTCAAACAGGCATTATCGCACAAGGGCAAAAAATCGAGCAAAACCCCATACAAACAGCATTTCAAACCACGCACAACGCGCGAAATGCGCAAGAATCGCACTCTGTAAATCATAGTGCGATTGGTTGTACGGAGGAGAAAGCCGAGCGTATTAGCGGTGGCGAGGTGGGCTGTCCGCTGCAAAACCTTATCCCCGAGTGGAATGATCTCATTTATCGCGGGCTGTGGAGCGAGGCGTATGATAGACTAAGTCTTACTAATCCATTCCCTGATTTTACGGGTAAAATCTGCCCTGCGCCGTGCGAAGATTCTTGCGTGTGCGCGATAAACACCCATAGTGTGACTATCAAAAATAACGAGCTGGCAATCATTGAAAATGCCTTTTCTGCTGGACTTGTGAAGCCATATACCCCCAAAAAGCGCAGTGGTAAAAAGGTGGCAATCATCGGTAGCGGACCTGCGGGATTGGCGTGCGCGTGGGAGCTGAACGCGCAGGGGCATAATGTGGTGGTGTATGAGCGCAGTGATCGCGCAGGTGGGCTTTTAATGTATGGTATCCCGGATATGAAGCTTGAAAAAAGCTTTGTGGAGCGCAGAATCGAGATTTTGCGCCAAAGCGAGATAGAATTTAAGCTAAATCAAAATATCGATACACCCCAAAAAGCCCAAGAGTTGGAGCAAAAATACGATGCAGTAGTGCTAGCTACAGGTGCAAGCAAGCCCATTGATTTACAGATTGAAGGCAGGGAGCTAGAAGGCGTAATGTTTGCGCTAGATTTTCTCACCCTCAACACCAAAAGCTTACTAGATTCTCATAAAGGTGCGGAATTAGCAAAGGATAAAAATGTGCTAATCATCGGAAGTGGCGATACAAGCGTGGATTGCGTGGCGGTGGCGCTTAGACAAAGGGCAAAATCCATCACGCGCTTTGAGCGAAGCCCCAAACGTCCAGATTCTCGCCCAAGCTCAAATCCGTGGCCTTTGAAAAAGCAGACATTTAGCACGGATTATGGACTCAAAGAAGCCATCGCGCATTTTGGCAACGACCCACGCCAATACCAAAAACTCACCAAAAAATTTGTCGGCAAAAATGGCAAGGTAAGCGGCGTGGTGGCGTGCGATTTACACTGGAGCACAGAATCTGGAAAGCCCGTAAGTAGCGAGGTGAAAGACAGCCAGAAGGAATACAAGGCGGATTTGGTGCTTTTAGCGATGGGTTTTAGCGGTGCGGAAGATAATTTGGCAAAAAACTTTGGCATAGCACTTGATAAATACACAAACATACAAACACACGCCTACGCTACGAGTAATCCCAAAATCTATGCGTGCGGAGATGCGCGCAGTGGGCAAAGTCTAGTCGTATGGGCAATAAAAGATGGAATCCTCTGCGCGCGCGCTTTGCATAAGAAATTACTTAAAGGTTTAGATTCTAAATAA
- the gltB gene encoding glutamate synthase large subunit, whose translation MSQHNIDKNTQNTNTNPLESKYIGLYEPRFEHDSCGIGAVVNIKGIKSYKVIDDALNILMQLEHRGGAGAEENSGDGAGILIQIPHEFFSTQELGFTLPKEGDYAVAQIFLSSNYEAKEEGKKIFLEVLQEQNLQFLGFRAVPYNPSDIGQSARNAMPYFLQAFVARPTDSARGLEFERRLYLARRTIEKRAQNVPKFYICSFSSRTIVYKGMLLSTQLSDFYLDFKDVNLKSAIALVHSRFSTNTFPSWERAHPNRYMAHNGEINTIKGNVDAITARQGLCKSEYFSDLNEVFPIIAKPSSDSAMFDNTLEFLSLNGRSLEEAFMMMIPEPWSKNENIDSKKRAFYEYHSTLMEPWDGPAAIIFTDGVMMGASLDRNGFRPSRYYITKDNFLILASETGALKIDESNILAKKRLEPGKILLVDTARGRLVSDEELKSQYANAKPYSKWLENLIKLEKLESKGFKEEFLDSESLLRLQKAFGWSYDEVSQSILPMAQNGKESLAAMGIDTPLAILDPKPQNLFNYFKQLFAQVTNPPLDALREEIVTSQRIYLGREGNLLQPNENNCKRVKLTQPIISNEELYKIENLKDFKVARLNLTFSHKKQNLETALEVLFEKALKEIEKGVSILILSDRGVNEEQSAIPSLLAVSGLHNYLVRCNRRTHASLVIESAEPREIHHLACLLGYGATAVCPYLVYESINALIVRNGLEISYKQAVENYIHASMGGIVKIASKMGISTMQSYNGAQIFECVGIKSNVIEKYFTSTPSKIEGIGLEEIASDYARVHKSAFESTTRALDSKGLHNWRAGKEEHLLDPLVIFKLQEACRRGDYALFKEYTSLVDSKLVSLRDCLEFDTTQAIGIEEVESVDSIVKRFKTGAMSYGSISKEVHECLAIAMNRLGGKSNSGEGGENPERYAPMANGDSKSSAIKQVASGRFGVDIEYLVNAKELQIKVAQGAKPGEGGQLPGFKVYPWIARARHSTPGVTLISPPPHHDIYSIEDLAQLIYDLKNANTSAQISVKLVAESGIGTVAAGVAKAGANIILVSGYDGGTGASPRTSIANAGIPWELGLAETHQTLILNGLRDRVRIETDGKLLSGRDLAVAALLGAEEFGFATAPLMVVGCTMMRVCHLNTCPFGIATQDKELRDRFKGKPEYVMNFMRFIAQELREYMAKLGFRSVNEMVGRVDKLRQKPLTGKASNINLDRMIQDLSTYNKSAVHFKGFKDNKLEKTLDSRVLLPLCTRALSQGKKIKLALEVSNLSRTFATTLSSEVTKTYGAKGLEEDSIQITAIGNAGNSFGAFLNYGIRLEIIGDANDYLGKGLSGGKIIAKSAPESTFSSEENIIVGNACLYGASAGEVYLDGIAGERFCVRNSGVSAVVLGMGVHGCEYMTGGRVLILGDVGENFAAGMSGGYAYILGQHNVPRINTELVDIRALNKDDEKEVRKWLETHIAYTQSKKACEVLERFNKNDFFKVMPRDYERALKALESCKNESNPDLAAFEVITKGSK comes from the coding sequence ATGAGCCAGCATAATATTGATAAAAACACACAAAACACAAACACAAATCCACTAGAATCTAAGTACATCGGACTTTATGAGCCACGCTTTGAACACGATTCTTGCGGAATTGGCGCGGTGGTGAATATCAAGGGGATAAAATCTTACAAAGTCATTGATGATGCGCTAAATATCCTTATGCAACTAGAGCATCGTGGCGGTGCAGGCGCGGAGGAAAATAGTGGCGATGGCGCAGGGATTTTGATACAGATTCCACACGAGTTTTTCTCCACGCAAGAGCTAGGATTTACCTTGCCAAAAGAGGGCGATTATGCAGTGGCGCAGATTTTTCTCTCATCAAACTATGAAGCTAAGGAAGAAGGCAAGAAAATTTTCTTAGAAGTGCTACAAGAACAAAATCTGCAATTTTTAGGATTCCGCGCTGTGCCTTATAATCCAAGCGATATTGGGCAAAGCGCACGCAATGCAATGCCTTATTTCCTTCAAGCCTTTGTCGCGCGTCCAACAGATAGCGCAAGGGGTTTAGAATTTGAGCGCAGGCTTTATCTTGCAAGACGCACAATAGAGAAACGCGCGCAAAATGTGCCAAAATTTTATATCTGTTCATTTTCTTCACGCACGATTGTCTATAAAGGAATGTTGCTTTCTACGCAACTTAGCGACTTTTATCTTGATTTTAAAGATGTTAATCTTAAGAGCGCTATTGCGTTAGTGCATTCCAGATTCTCAACAAATACTTTTCCTAGCTGGGAGCGCGCACACCCTAATCGCTATATGGCACATAATGGTGAAATAAACACGATTAAGGGCAATGTTGATGCAATCACAGCACGACAAGGACTCTGCAAGAGCGAATACTTTAGCGATTTGAATGAGGTATTTCCTATCATTGCAAAGCCGAGCTCAGATTCTGCGATGTTTGATAATACATTGGAGTTTTTGAGTCTCAATGGGCGCAGTCTTGAGGAAGCCTTTATGATGATGATACCAGAGCCGTGGAGCAAAAATGAAAATATCGACTCCAAAAAGCGTGCCTTTTATGAATACCACTCTACGCTAATGGAGCCATGGGACGGACCTGCGGCGATTATTTTTACTGATGGTGTGATGATGGGTGCTAGCCTCGATAGGAATGGATTCCGCCCTTCGCGCTACTATATCACCAAAGATAATTTCCTAATCCTTGCTAGTGAAACCGGCGCGCTAAAGATTGATGAAAGCAATATCCTAGCCAAAAAACGCTTGGAGCCGGGCAAAATTCTGCTTGTAGATACTGCACGCGGGAGGCTTGTCTCTGATGAGGAACTCAAAAGTCAATACGCCAACGCAAAGCCTTACAGCAAATGGCTAGAAAATCTCATCAAACTAGAAAAGCTAGAATCTAAGGGCTTTAAAGAGGAATTTTTGGATTCTGAAAGCCTTTTGCGCTTGCAAAAAGCTTTTGGCTGGAGCTATGATGAGGTCTCTCAAAGTATTCTGCCAATGGCGCAAAATGGCAAGGAAAGTCTCGCTGCTATGGGGATAGATACGCCCTTAGCGATATTAGACCCAAAACCACAGAATCTTTTTAATTATTTCAAACAGCTTTTCGCGCAAGTCACCAACCCACCACTTGATGCTTTGCGCGAGGAAATCGTCACAAGCCAACGAATCTACCTCGGACGCGAGGGCAATCTCTTGCAGCCAAATGAGAATAATTGCAAGCGCGTGAAACTCACCCAGCCAATCATTAGCAACGAGGAACTTTATAAAATCGAAAATCTCAAGGATTTCAAAGTCGCGCGATTAAATCTTACATTTTCACACAAAAAGCAAAACTTAGAAACCGCGCTTGAAGTGCTTTTTGAAAAAGCATTAAAAGAAATTGAAAAAGGTGTGTCAATCCTAATCCTAAGCGATAGGGGTGTGAATGAAGAGCAAAGCGCGATTCCCTCACTGCTAGCTGTTTCTGGGCTTCATAATTACCTTGTACGTTGCAATCGCCGCACACACGCAAGCCTCGTAATAGAATCTGCCGAACCACGCGAAATCCACCATCTAGCCTGCTTGCTGGGCTATGGTGCGACTGCAGTTTGCCCATATCTTGTGTATGAAAGCATAAACGCACTCATTGTGCGCAATGGCTTAGAAATAAGCTACAAACAAGCGGTGGAAAACTACATACACGCGAGTATGGGCGGTATCGTCAAGATTGCCTCAAAAATGGGAATCTCCACTATGCAAAGCTACAATGGCGCGCAAATCTTTGAATGTGTGGGTATAAAATCTAATGTGATAGAAAAATACTTCACCTCCACGCCTAGCAAGATTGAAGGCATTGGATTAGAAGAAATAGCAAGTGATTATGCGCGCGTGCATAAGAGTGCGTTTGAATCCACCACACGCGCCCTTGATTCCAAAGGCTTGCATAATTGGCGCGCAGGAAAAGAGGAGCATTTACTCGATCCGCTTGTGATTTTCAAACTGCAAGAAGCTTGCAGGCGCGGGGATTATGCGCTATTTAAGGAATATACGAGCCTTGTGGATTCTAAGCTTGTGAGTTTGCGTGATTGCTTGGAGTTTGATACCACACAAGCCATTGGGATAGAGGAGGTTGAAAGTGTGGATTCTATTGTGAAACGTTTCAAAACAGGCGCGATGAGCTATGGCTCTATTTCAAAAGAAGTGCATGAATGTCTAGCAATTGCGATGAATCGCCTAGGTGGCAAAAGTAACTCAGGCGAAGGTGGTGAAAACCCCGAACGCTACGCACCTATGGCAAATGGAGATTCTAAATCAAGCGCGATAAAGCAAGTCGCAAGTGGGCGCTTTGGTGTGGATATTGAATATCTTGTCAATGCAAAAGAATTGCAAATCAAAGTCGCACAAGGTGCGAAACCGGGCGAAGGAGGACAATTGCCGGGCTTTAAAGTATATCCATGGATTGCACGCGCGCGCCACAGCACGCCCGGTGTTACGCTTATCTCCCCTCCTCCACACCACGATATTTACTCTATCGAGGATTTAGCACAGCTCATCTATGACCTCAAAAACGCCAACACAAGCGCGCAAATCTCTGTCAAGCTCGTAGCAGAATCTGGTATCGGCACCGTGGCTGCGGGCGTGGCAAAGGCTGGAGCGAATATTATCCTAGTCTCTGGATATGATGGAGGCACGGGTGCAAGTCCGCGCACAAGTATCGCCAATGCTGGGATTCCTTGGGAATTAGGACTTGCAGAAACACATCAAACGCTTATTTTAAATGGATTGCGCGATAGGGTGAGAATCGAAACAGATGGCAAGCTTCTAAGCGGGCGCGATTTGGCAGTAGCAGCATTGCTTGGCGCGGAAGAATTTGGTTTTGCCACCGCACCGCTTATGGTAGTGGGCTGCACGATGATGCGCGTATGTCATCTTAATACCTGCCCTTTTGGCATCGCTACACAAGATAAAGAATTGCGCGATAGATTTAAGGGCAAGCCTGAATATGTGATGAATTTTATGCGCTTTATCGCGCAGGAATTGCGTGAATATATGGCAAAACTTGGCTTTAGAAGTGTCAATGAAATGGTGGGGCGTGTGGATAAGCTCCGCCAAAAACCACTCACCGGCAAAGCTAGCAATATCAATTTGGATCGTATGATACAAGATCTAAGTACTTACAACAAAAGCGCTGTGCATTTTAAGGGCTTCAAAGACAACAAGCTAGAAAAAACGCTAGATTCTCGCGTGTTGCTTCCACTATGCACACGCGCGCTAAGTCAAGGCAAAAAAATCAAGCTCGCCCTTGAAGTAAGCAACCTAAGTCGCACCTTTGCTACGACACTTTCAAGCGAAGTTACCAAAACCTATGGCGCAAAAGGCTTGGAGGAAGACAGCATACAAATTACTGCCATAGGCAATGCGGGCAATAGTTTTGGCGCGTTTTTAAATTATGGAATCCGCCTAGAAATCATCGGCGATGCAAATGACTATCTAGGCAAGGGCTTAAGTGGTGGGAAAATCATCGCCAAAAGCGCGCCAGAATCTACTTTCAGTTCAGAAGAAAATATCATCGTGGGAAATGCCTGCCTCTATGGCGCGAGTGCCGGAGAAGTGTATCTTGATGGCATCGCAGGGGAACGCTTTTGCGTGAGAAATTCTGGTGTTAGTGCTGTGGTGCTAGGAATGGGCGTGCATGGGTGTGAGTATATGACTGGCGGGCGCGTGCTAATACTTGGTGATGTGGGGGAAAACTTCGCAGCGGGTATGAGTGGGGGCTACGCATACATTCTCGGACAGCACAATGTTCCACGCATAAACACTGAGCTAGTGGATATTCGCGCGTTAAACAAAGATGATGAAAAAGAGGTGCGCAAGTGGCTTGAGACGCATATCGCCTACACGCAGTCTAAAAAGGCGTGCGAGGTGTTAGAGCGCTTTAATAAAAACGACTTTTTCAAAGTAATGCCACGCGATTATGAGCGCGCACTCAAAGCACTAGAATCTTGCAAAAATGAATCCAACCCAGATCTCGCGGCATTTGAGGTGATAACAAAGGGTAGCAAATAG